A portion of the Halobacillus ihumii genome contains these proteins:
- a CDS encoding DUF6037 family protein, translating into MKLSGLGNLHSSMRDQSIDRYKFNFTFNNVKFDVMYFIDEKPNILAFGIVKHNYYFEIPVKEGFYIKPFLEEYSKFCKIMGFKYQPDNPFRPSKFFEEFNGQIPSNAKHKNVPKPHQIAVYRNDVEESEKIYFVKWRDNTKAGHQVSPENLEKTRKLLSYKAYLRCKKKNISSCWSVNSSDENKYYLPV; encoded by the coding sequence GTGAAACTTTCTGGTCTAGGTAATCTTCATAGTAGTATGAGAGATCAAAGTATAGATCGGTATAAATTTAACTTTACATTTAACAACGTTAAGTTTGATGTAATGTATTTTATTGATGAGAAACCCAACATCTTAGCTTTTGGGATAGTAAAACATAATTATTACTTCGAAATCCCTGTTAAAGAAGGTTTTTACATTAAGCCTTTCTTGGAGGAGTATAGTAAATTTTGCAAAATTATGGGGTTTAAATATCAACCAGACAACCCATTTAGACCATCAAAATTTTTTGAGGAATTCAATGGTCAAATTCCTAGTAATGCGAAACACAAAAATGTACCGAAACCTCACCAAATTGCTGTGTATCGAAATGATGTAGAAGAATCAGAAAAGATTTACTTTGTTAAATGGCGTGATAATACTAAGGCGGGTCATCAAGTTAGTCCTGAAAATCTTGAAAAAACACGTAAATTGCTTTCATATAAAGCCTATTTGAGGTGTAAAAAGAAAAACATCAGTAGCTGTTGGAGTGTCAACTCTTCCGATGAAAATAAGTATTATCTACCCGTCTAA
- a CDS encoding AbrB/MazE/SpoVT family DNA-binding domain-containing protein, with translation MRIFLTLPLDELGRVVIPMELRRTLEIKEKDPMEIFVEDDQIILKKYKADKQCIITGEVSDNNYELEGGLVVSQKGLEILKGQLEALEPVHS, from the coding sequence ATCCGCATATTCCTGACGCTACCCCTAGATGAATTAGGTCGTGTGGTTATCCCTATGGAACTTCGCCGCACCCTTGAGATTAAGGAGAAAGACCCCATGGAAATCTTTGTTGAAGATGACCAAATCATTCTGAAGAAATATAAAGCAGACAAACAATGTATCATTACAGGGGAAGTTAGCGATAACAATTATGAATTAGAAGGCGGTCTAGTGGTAAGCCAGAAAGGGTTAGAAATTCTTAAAGGGCAGCTTGAAGCATTAGAACCCGTCCATTCTTAG
- a CDS encoding Tn3 family transposase, translating to MSIARGRELLTNEQRQSFIQVPEDELVVGTYYTFSKSDLELINKRRRDENRLGFAIQLAVLRHPGWSYTHIKNIPTSVLTYIADQINADPSSISRYPQRENTLWDHLKEIRTKYEFVTFTLKEYRRTFKHLYQLALENGESMYLLDEGLKFLKKNKVILPAITTLERMVWEARAMAEKKIFNTISNSLTDKQREKIEEIISSDHGKTKTILGWLKEAPGYPSPDTFLKVIERLEYIREMKLETISLHAVHSNRLLQLSRLGSRYEPYAFRDFQENKRYSILTVYLLQLIQQLTDKAFEIHDRQILKLLSKGRKAQEELQKQNGKKLNEKVIHFSNIGQALIKAKSEELDVFEVLESVIEWNTFVSSVEEAQELARPADYDYLDLLQKRFYSLRKYTPTLLKALEFQSTKSNEPLMEAVEVIRTMNDTGKRKVPDNAPVSFVSNRWKRHLYDEDETINRHYYEMAVLTELREHIRAGDVSIVGSKQYRDFEEYLFSKDSWTQTKENNRLSVSLSFEDYIQERKQSLSESLKWMSANSNKLDGVSIEKGKFSIQRLEKDVPEEAKKLSASLYRMLPRIKLTDLLMDIAHITGFHEQFIHASSNRKPDKQETIIIMAALLGMGLNIGLSKMAEATPGITYKQLANVSQWRMHEDAMNKAQAVLVNFQHKLDLSSYWGDGTTSSSDGMRMQLGVSSLHADSNPHYGTGKGTTIYRFTSDQFSSYYTKIIHTNSRDATHVLDGLLHHETDLNIEEHFTDTAGYTDQIFGLTHILGFKFAPRIRDLSDSKLFTLGKVNDYPKLEPIMRGQINEKVIKDNYDDVLRLAHSIREGSVTASLIMGKLGSYARQNSLATALREMGRIEKTIFILNYLQSETLRRKIQKGLNKGEAMNGLARAIFFGKQGEFRERTLQHQLQRASALNILINAISVWNTLHLTKATEYSSKTGDFNKDLLHHISPLGWEHINLLGEYHFDSKIVVSSDSLRPLKLP from the coding sequence ATGTCTATTGCTAGAGGGAGAGAATTGCTCACTAATGAACAAAGACAATCCTTTATACAGGTTCCTGAGGACGAACTCGTAGTTGGAACTTACTACACATTCTCTAAATCGGATCTTGAACTGATTAACAAGCGTAGAAGGGATGAAAATAGACTGGGATTTGCAATACAATTGGCCGTTCTCCGGCATCCGGGATGGTCATATACACATATCAAAAACATTCCCACATCAGTTCTCACATATATAGCTGATCAGATTAACGCTGATCCATCTTCGATTAGTCGTTATCCGCAAAGGGAAAACACCCTATGGGATCATTTGAAGGAAATCCGCACCAAATATGAATTTGTAACTTTTACCTTGAAAGAATATCGCAGAACGTTTAAACACCTTTATCAGTTAGCTTTAGAAAATGGAGAATCCATGTATTTACTAGACGAAGGCTTGAAGTTCTTGAAGAAAAATAAAGTTATCTTACCTGCCATCACAACACTTGAAAGGATGGTGTGGGAAGCTAGAGCAATGGCTGAAAAGAAGATATTTAATACAATTAGCAATTCTCTGACTGATAAGCAAAGGGAGAAAATTGAGGAAATCATTAGTTCTGACCATGGAAAAACTAAAACCATTCTAGGTTGGTTGAAAGAAGCACCTGGTTATCCTTCCCCTGACACATTCCTAAAAGTTATAGAAAGGCTAGAGTATATTCGCGAAATGAAGTTGGAAACCATTAGCCTGCATGCTGTACATTCAAATCGTTTACTACAGCTATCCCGTTTAGGATCTAGGTATGAACCTTACGCCTTTAGGGATTTTCAGGAGAATAAACGATATTCCATTTTAACCGTTTATTTATTGCAACTTATTCAACAGCTTACAGATAAAGCTTTTGAGATTCATGATCGGCAAATTCTTAAGCTGTTGTCCAAAGGGCGAAAGGCTCAAGAAGAGCTCCAAAAACAAAATGGCAAAAAGCTCAATGAAAAAGTTATTCATTTTTCTAACATAGGACAAGCATTAATTAAGGCTAAATCCGAAGAATTAGATGTATTTGAAGTCTTAGAATCTGTTATTGAATGGAATACTTTTGTGTCTTCCGTAGAGGAAGCACAGGAATTAGCCCGACCGGCTGATTATGATTACTTAGATTTGTTGCAAAAACGTTTTTATTCTCTTAGAAAATACACTCCAACCCTGCTCAAGGCCCTGGAGTTTCAATCTACCAAATCCAATGAACCTCTTATGGAAGCCGTTGAAGTTATACGTACAATGAATGATACAGGAAAGCGAAAGGTACCTGACAATGCACCTGTGAGTTTTGTTTCAAATCGCTGGAAAAGGCACTTATACGATGAAGATGAAACGATTAATCGTCATTATTATGAGATGGCTGTTTTAACGGAACTAAGAGAACACATTCGAGCAGGTGACGTATCAATTGTGGGAAGTAAACAATATAGGGATTTTGAGGAGTACCTATTTTCAAAAGATTCGTGGACACAAACCAAAGAAAATAATAGGTTATCGGTTAGTTTATCATTTGAAGACTACATTCAAGAAAGAAAACAAAGTTTAAGTGAAAGCCTTAAGTGGATGTCAGCTAACAGTAACAAATTAGATGGCGTATCGATCGAGAAAGGGAAATTTTCTATTCAAAGGCTAGAAAAGGATGTTCCAGAGGAAGCAAAAAAACTTAGTGCTAGCCTTTATCGGATGCTTCCAAGAATAAAACTAACAGATTTACTTATGGATATTGCTCATATCACCGGATTTCATGAACAATTTATTCATGCATCAAGTAACCGGAAGCCAGATAAACAGGAAACCATTATTATAATGGCTGCCCTTTTAGGGATGGGATTGAATATTGGTTTAAGCAAAATGGCAGAAGCAACACCCGGTATTACATATAAACAGTTAGCAAATGTGTCCCAATGGAGAATGCATGAAGATGCTATGAATAAAGCGCAGGCCGTTTTAGTCAACTTTCAACATAAGTTAGACCTGTCCTCCTATTGGGGAGATGGTACGACTTCCTCATCCGATGGGATGAGAATGCAACTAGGTGTTTCATCTCTACATGCTGACTCTAATCCTCATTATGGAACGGGTAAAGGCACCACAATCTATCGGTTCACGAGTGATCAGTTTTCTTCCTACTACACAAAAATTATCCATACGAATTCTAGGGATGCCACTCATGTTCTAGATGGTCTATTGCATCATGAAACGGATTTAAATATTGAAGAACATTTTACCGATACAGCAGGTTACACCGATCAGATCTTTGGTTTGACTCACATATTAGGTTTTAAGTTTGCTCCTCGAATCAGGGATTTATCGGATTCGAAGCTGTTCACACTAGGTAAAGTAAATGACTATCCAAAATTAGAACCCATTATGCGTGGCCAAATAAACGAGAAAGTAATAAAAGATAACTACGACGATGTCTTGCGCTTAGCACATTCCATACGCGAAGGATCTGTTACCGCATCACTTATTATGGGGAAACTTGGTTCCTACGCTAGACAGAACAGCTTAGCTACAGCTCTGCGTGAAATGGGGAGAATAGAAAAGACGATATTTATTCTGAATTATCTTCAAAGTGAAACGTTAAGAAGGAAAATACAAAAGGGGCTCAATAAAGGGGAAGCCATGAACGGACTTGCCAGAGCTATATTCTTTGGCAAACAGGGGGAGTTTCGTGAACGAACTTTACAACACCAACTACAAAGAGCAAGTGCCTTAAACATTTTGATCAATGCTATAAGTGTATGGAATACGCTACATTTAACAAAAGCAACCGAATACTCAAGCAAGACGGGCGATTTTAATAAAGACTTGTTACACCATATTTCACCATTAGGATGGGAACATATTAATCTGTTAGGGGAGTACCATTTTGATTCGAAAATAGTTGTCTCAAGTGATTCCTTAAGACCATTAAAACTTCCTTAA
- a CDS encoding recombinase family protein: protein MRKIGYVRVSSVDQNPARQYKQLEEIGMDIIFEEKLSGATQHRPELQKMLDDLQADDTIFVTDLTRITRSTRDLFELVDDIKQKKANLKSLKDTWLDLSEDNPYSEFLMTVMGGVNQLERDLIRMRQREGITLAQKEGKYRGRVKKYHSQHEGINYAVELYKEGNMTVKKICKITNVSRSALYRKLAEDK from the coding sequence ATGAGAAAAATCGGTTATGTAAGGGTTAGTTCGGTTGATCAGAATCCGGCAAGACAATACAAACAACTCGAAGAAATAGGTATGGATATCATTTTTGAAGAAAAGTTATCCGGAGCTACACAACATCGACCAGAGCTACAAAAAATGTTAGATGACCTTCAGGCAGATGATACGATTTTTGTTACAGACCTTACCCGAATTACACGAAGTACAAGAGATTTATTTGAGTTGGTCGATGACATCAAGCAAAAGAAAGCAAATTTAAAGTCTTTGAAAGATACATGGTTAGATTTATCCGAAGACAATCCATACAGTGAGTTTTTAATGACAGTTATGGGTGGAGTCAATCAATTAGAACGTGATCTCATAAGAATGCGTCAACGCGAAGGAATTACACTTGCCCAAAAAGAAGGCAAATATAGAGGTCGAGTAAAAAAATATCATTCGCAGCATGAAGGCATTAACTATGCTGTGGAGCTTTACAAAGAGGGAAACATGACTGTGAAAAAAATTTGTAAGATTACAAATGTATCAAGGTCAGCTTTGTACAGAAAACTGGCAGAAGATAAGTAA